GCCGAGTACGTGATCAACGCCAAGGTGGTCGGCAGCCGCACGCAGATGCGGGTGTGGGAACTGCTGGCCGTCATGTTCGTGGCCGAGGCGGTGTTCGGGCCGGCCGGCCTGGTGGCGGCACCGCTCTTTTACGCGTACCTCAAGAAAGAGCTGCAGGCCGCCGAACTTGTGTGATGTCCTGATTTGATCGGTTCTGGTCCGCTTCGGCGCGGACCATCGGCTGGCGGCGCAGAAGAATAGGCGGCATCATTCACTCCGCCCTTCGCGCTCATACCCATGAAGTCCTGTCTGATAGTGATCGACGCTCAGGAATCGTTCCGCCAGCGCGGCTACTGGTCCGAAGATGTTGCGCAACCCTATTTCGCCGCCCAGAACGCACTGATCAACGGCTGCGTCGCGGCCGGCATTCCGATCGTGCGTGTCTTCCATGTCGACGAGCCCGCCGTCGCAAGCCACCCCTTCGCCGTCGAGTCCGGCCTGGTGCGACCGATCGAAGGCCTGGCGGCCTTCGAAGCCGCGGCCACCTTCACCAAGCACCGCCACAGCGCGCTGGTCAACAGCGGGCTGGACGTCTGGCTCACGCAGCAAGGCGTCGGCCGGCTGATCGTGAGCGGCATCCGCACCGAGCAATGCTGCGAAACCACCACGCGCCATGCCTCCGACCTGGGCTGGGAAGTCGACTACGTGACCGAGGGCACGCTGACCTTCGACATGGTGCAGCCCGACGGCCGCCCGCTTGCCGCGGCCGACATCAAGTCGCGCACGGCGGCGGTGCTGGACGGTCGCTTCGCCACGGTCTGCGGCGTTGCGCAGGCGGTCGAACGTGCCGACGCCCTTTCCACCGAAAAGGTGGCCGCATGACGTTGCGCGTGCGGATCCTCGCCTACGACGGCGTCGAGGCACTCGACTTCGCGGGCCCGTTCGAGGTGTTCACCACGGCGAGCCGCATCAGCCAACGCTTGAATCCTGGCGCGAAAGCCCCGTTCGAGGTGGCTTCGGTGGCGCTCGCAAGCGACGGCCAACCCGTGCGGGCCCGCGCCGGCCTGCGCCTGTTGGCGGATCACCACGTGACCGCGAATCCGGAAGCCGACGTGCTGATCGTGCCCGGCGGCGTGGTCGATTCGCCGATGGCGAGCCCCGCCACCCTGCGCTGGATCGCCGAATGCGCGGCCGGCGCACAGCTGGTCGCCTCGGTCTGCACCGGCGTCTTCCTGCTCGCGAAAAGCGGCGTGGTCACGCGCGAGGCCGTCACCACCCATTGGGAAGACATCGCGGACTTGCGCGAGCAATTCCCCTCGCTCGATGTGCGCCAGGACGTGCGCTGGGTCGACAGCGGCCGCATCGTCAGCTCGGCGGGCATCAGTGCCGGCATCGACATGAGCTTGCATCTCGTCGAACGCCTCGCAGGCCGCGCACTGGCCGAACGCACCGCGCGCCAGATGGACTACGCATGGACCCACGGCAGCAGCAGCAACCGCACCGCATCCGCGTAGTTTTCGTGCTGCTGCCCGGCAGCCTGGTGCTCGACTGGGCGGGGCCGGCCGAGGCGCTGCGTATTGCGAACCAGCGGTTGCGGGCCTCGGGCCAGCCCGAGCGCTTCGCGATCGAGTTCGCGAGCCCGCGGCCGACGTCCATCGCATCGGTCGGCGTCGCGCTCGCCGGGCTGGCGCCGCTACCCGCACAGTGGGACGGCCCGGGCTGGGTGGTGCTGGTCGGCCTGCCCGGCGACACCATCGCCATCGACAACCCCGAAACGCAGGACCTGCTGCACTGGCTGCGCGGCCAGCGTTTCGAGCGTGGCCGCGTGGAACTGGTCACCATCTGCGCAGGCGCGGTGCTCGCCGCGCATGCCGGGGCGCTCGCGGGCCGGCGCGCCACCACGCACCATCATCACCTCGACGAACTGCGCTCGGTGGAGCCGCGCTGCGACGTGGTGAGCAACCGCGTGTTCGTGATCGATCCGCCGCTCTACAGCAGCGCGGGCGTCACGACCGGCATCGACCTCGTGCTGCATCGCATCGCCGAGACCTGCGGCGAAGCGCTCGCGGCGCAGGTGGCGCAGACGATGGTGGTCGCGCTTCGCCGCGGCCCGCACGATCCGGAGCTCTCGCCCTTTCTGGCGCACCGCAACCATCTGCATGCGGCCCTGCATCGCGTGCAGGACGCCGTGAGCGAGCAACCGCAGGCCGACTGGAGCGTGCCGCGGATGGCGGACGTGGCCCACACCTCGGCACGGCATCTCACGCGGCTCTTCGTGGAGCATGCGGGCGTGGCGCCGCTGGCCTACCTTCGGCGGCTGCGGCTCGCGGCCGCGCAACTGGCGCTGGCCTCGGGCGCCAGCGTCACGCGGGCGGCGGAGCTGTCGGGCTTCGGCTCCGACACGCAGTTGCGCCGCGCCTGGCACCAGTTCGGATTGCCCGGCTCGCCGTCCGCCGCAAGCGCGCCGCTGAAAACCTGATGCACAGCGCCTCGGGCGCGGCGGAGCGCGGCCTCAGCCGTCTTCCGGCCCCGCCACGCATGCTTTTGCGCGCGCGATCAGCAGCGCCCGCTCGCGCGTATTGCGCGTGAGCGACGCGGCGCGGTCGAATTCCCTGCGCGCCTCGTCGCGGCGGCCGAGCTTGAAGAGCAGGTCGCCGCGCACTGTCGGCAACAGGTGATAGCCCTGCAACGCCGGCTCGCCGACCAGCGCATCCACCACCTCCAGCCCCGAGGCCGGCCCAAAGGCCATCGAGAGCGCGACCGCGCGGTTGAGTTCGACGATGGGCGACGGCGACAGCTCGGCCAGGGCGTCGTAGAGCGCGGCGATTCGCGGCCAATCGGTGTCTTCCGCCGTGCGCGCACGGCCGTGGCAGGCCGCGATGGCCGCCTGCAGCGCATAGGGACCGAAGGCGCCGCCCAGGGCCTCGGCGCGCGCAAGCGCCGCGAGCCCGCGGCGAATCAGCAGGTGGTCCCAGCGCGCGCGGTTCTGCGCCAGCAAC
The Variovorax paradoxus genome window above contains:
- a CDS encoding DJ-1/PfpI family protein, producing MTLRVRILAYDGVEALDFAGPFEVFTTASRISQRLNPGAKAPFEVASVALASDGQPVRARAGLRLLADHHVTANPEADVLIVPGGVVDSPMASPATLRWIAECAAGAQLVASVCTGVFLLAKSGVVTREAVTTHWEDIADLREQFPSLDVRQDVRWVDSGRIVSSAGISAGIDMSLHLVERLAGRALAERTARQMDYAWTHGSSSNRTASA
- a CDS encoding GlxA family transcriptional regulator; this translates as MDPRQQQQPHRIRVVFVLLPGSLVLDWAGPAEALRIANQRLRASGQPERFAIEFASPRPTSIASVGVALAGLAPLPAQWDGPGWVVLVGLPGDTIAIDNPETQDLLHWLRGQRFERGRVELVTICAGAVLAAHAGALAGRRATTHHHHLDELRSVEPRCDVVSNRVFVIDPPLYSSAGVTTGIDLVLHRIAETCGEALAAQVAQTMVVALRRGPHDPELSPFLAHRNHLHAALHRVQDAVSEQPQADWSVPRMADVAHTSARHLTRLFVEHAGVAPLAYLRRLRLAAAQLALASGASVTRAAELSGFGSDTQLRRAWHQFGLPGSPSAASAPLKT
- a CDS encoding isochorismatase family protein, translated to MKSCLIVIDAQESFRQRGYWSEDVAQPYFAAQNALINGCVAAGIPIVRVFHVDEPAVASHPFAVESGLVRPIEGLAAFEAAATFTKHRHSALVNSGLDVWLTQQGVGRLIVSGIRTEQCCETTTRHASDLGWEVDYVTEGTLTFDMVQPDGRPLAAADIKSRTAAVLDGRFATVCGVAQAVERADALSTEKVAA